AACacctcctttcttattttctccctgGGCCCATGTCCCCTTTCCTTGAGGCCAGCCGCGACTGTGCTGTATTCCACCAAGTCTGTGATCAGTCCCTCAGAACCCAgcaccccaccccctacccctgcTCTGTCCTGCTCCTCCCATTCTGGGAAGGCTACACTCTTCTTGACAAAGGTCAGTGCCTGCAGGTTCCAGtttgcctgcccctcccccagcagagaGCCCAATTCCTCTTTCCTGTCCTTCCTACCCTCACTTAACTCCAAACCTAGCTTGCCACTCACCGGGTGGAGAAGGGCTCCAGGACCCAGGTGCGGAGCAGGCGGCACTCTGGGGAGCAGATGGGTAGGAAAACAGGTGGCGTTGGGGCATAGCCCCTCCAGGGCAGTGGGGTCACACGCCTGCCCGGGCCACTTCTGCCCAATCAGAGAGCAGGGAGCCACTAGACACTGGCAATGGCCCCCGGAAGTGACGCCTTCTCCTCCCACCCGCGCGGGACCTGGAGCCCCTGCCTGGACCATGGTTCACTAGCGGAGCCCCAGCTCCTCCACCCACGCACGCCACACAGAGGATTTGAACAGGGGGTCTGTCTTTCCCTAGGAGATGGGAAATCTGGGACCTGGTTGGAGGAGAAGATGGGAGGGAAACAGGTTTTTTCCAGGAGGATTCTGGCAGGACACTTTTGTCCCTGAGGAAGAGGCATGGAGGTCTGGCTTTAGACTGGTGGGTCTCTCAGTTCCTGGCTGTCCAAATTTCTTTTCCCTGGACACCACACCTGCTGCTAAAATCTACTAGGACTCTTGCTTTCCTGCTTTTCTCGCCAATAACCCTCTGGGGGTCGTGTCCTATGCCCCCTTTGCAAGTGGGAATGTGGGTGTCGCCTGTATTACAGAAGACCCTGTCAGGGGTCAGTGTTACCAGGAAGCAGTTTGGACAATTTGAGAGGCCTTCAAGCTGAGGGGGTGCCTGTGCTGGATTAAGCTGTGCTCAGGTACCACTCTGTTGGGGCCCAGTGGCTCTGATGGCTAAGCCCACTTATCTTTGTGCCGGTGCCCTCTTTGCCTGCCAggcctttctccctcttccatctcctaCCACTCCACATGTGACAAGAGGAATAACCAGGCCCATGTGTCCCTGTCTTAGGAAAGACAGCTGCTGAACCTCCCCCGCAAATACCTCCCGCTGGCCCCCCTCTTCCTTTGGCCCTGGCTCTAGTTCCTTTGCTTTCCCCTCAGTCCCACTCTCCCCACAGTCCGTCCTCAGGGGCCTCCTGGCCTGACCTTGTTcccatcaccccctcccccccagttcttcctcaggctgtctcctgctcctcctccccaggaTGGGGCTGTCTGCTAAAGAGTATGGCCTAGATCCCGGAATTCTCCAGTTCAGCCAGACGAGATGCCTCCCAAGATTAGGAAGGAGGGTGCCGGGATGGTTGGGAGGATGGTGggagagtgggggtgggagggggcagggaggctgtCATGACCAGGAAACCAAGACAAAAGAGGTTGTGGGTAGGGTGGAGAGGCAGAGGGTCCCCAGGGTGAAGGAAGAGGGTGGGAAAGTGCGTCAGGCTGGGGATGATGATGGTTGGATGGGCCTGAGGACAGGTAACAGTAGGGAGAGAAACGCTGTCACCAGTCAGAAAGGGGATACTATCTGCTTCTGGCTAAGTTCCTATCCTGGGGAACAGTAGAATGAGGAGAGAGCTCAGAGAAGAGGTAGGACACAGGCTAGGCAGTGAGAGTGGTGTGGGGTTTGAGAGGTGCTGTGGGCCCAGCGTCAGGCGAAGATGAGTTGACGGGCCTTTTCTGCACGTAGTCATCCTTAAAGACAATTCTTCATCCTTCTTGCAGGAACCCAGTCCTAGCCCAGTGGCCGGCCCAGGCCTCGGGCagtctctgcccctccctggtCTGGGGCTCCCATCCTGGGCCGGACACGCATCTCCTGGTccagcttggggtgggggggctccaGACccgcctctcctcccctctttgCGCCCCctggtccctcccctcccctctcctcccccttcccctacagcccctccctcctcccctgcccggttccagcccctccctcccctcccccattcgcGATCCGGGCCGCTGCTGCTGGGCCGGACCCCCCGGGCTCAGCCCGGCCCCTCgccgagccgccgccgccgccccgttTGCTGAGGAGGAGGCCCCCGGCCGGGGCGCCGGGCGCGGGGCATAAAACGGGCCAGAGCCGTCGCCCGGGGCACTAGAGCCGCGTACGGCCCGGGTCAgcggccgcccgcccgcccgcgctCCTCCCGGCCGCtcctcccgccccgcccggcccggcgCCGACTCCGCGGCCGCCCGACGAGCCCCTAGCCGCACAGCTCGGGCCCTAGCCCCGGCCCCCTCCCGCCGTaccgcccccggcccggccctcctcccacctccctcctccctctccagctccctcctccctcccgcctccccagCTGTCCCGTTCGCGTCATGCCGAGCCTCCCGGCCCCGCCGGCCCCGCTGCTGCTTCTCGGGCTGCTGCTGCTCTGCTCCCGGCCGGCCCGCGGCGCCGGCCCCGAGCACCCAGCGCTGCCCATCCGGCCCGAGAAGGAGCCGCTGCCCATTCGGGGAGCAGCAGGTAGGGGGACGCCCCGGGGGAGGCGCGGGCGGGGAGTCCTGCTCGGGGCAAGTCTGCGCCCGCCCGGAGGGGGCGCCGGGCGCAGGTGGCTCGGTGCGGCGGGCGGCCCGGAGGGGTGGGCGGGGGTCGCGAGGCGCGTCGCGCCCGGGGACCCGGGGCCCGGCCGGCAGCGCCCGGGGCGGGTACACGGCAGGAGCGGGACAGCTGCCGCCAGCCAAGTCCGTCCCCGCAGGCTGCTCCTTCGGCGGGAAGGTCTATGCCTTGGACGAGACGTGGCACCCGGACCTGGGGGAGCCCTTCGGGGTGATGCGCTGCGTGTTGTGTGCCTGCGAGGCGGTGAGTGGACCCAACGGCCATGGCCGGGGCCCTCGCGGGTCGGGGACCGCTGGGGTCTTGGGACGTCGGAGGGACTCGGAGTTGCTGAAGAAAGAGAAGTCAGTCTGCAGATATTTGGGATATTTTTCTGACGGAGGAAGCGCCCCCTTCAAGTCTCAGGTGTTGCCTATTATTGATcacccactgtgtgtcaggctctTTGCCAACTCCATTTCGTCTGTCTCTTGCTTAACTCCTAGTACAACCATGCTAGATAGCTACTATCATtactcccatttttcagataggGACCCTACGGCCCAGAgacgttaagtaacttgtctagaGTTATGCAGCTTGTATGTAGCAGAGCAGTCTCACCCCGTGGGACGACCTTGCCCTGGTCCCGCGCCTCCTCCCGGCTCTCCTTTGAGTCTCACCAACGGCGTCTTGCCCTCACTCGGTTTTCCCGTCTTCTCTGCGAGCAGCCTCAGTGGGGTCGCCGCGCAAGGGGTGCGGGCAGGGTCAGCTGCAAGAACATCAAACCCGAGTGCCCGACCCTGGCCTGCGGGCAGCCGCGCCAGCTGCCCGGACACTGCTGCCAGACCTGCCCCCAGGGTAAGTCCCGCTTCGCGGTGAGAGGAGGGCAGCAGGGCCGCGATGCTTGGTCCTGGGCCACGCGGATGGAGCGGCCAACTGGCCCTCCCCGTGCCCAGCTGAAACCCGCGTCCGCCACCCCCGGTGCAGAGCGCAGTGATCCGGAAAAGCAGCCGACGGGCCTGGCCTTCGAGTATCCGCGGGACCCAGAGCACCGAAGCTACAGCGACCGCGGGGAGCCCGGAGCTGAGGATCGGGGGCGTGGAGACGGCCACACTGGTAGGCAGGGGCTGCGCAAGTGAGGACCGGGGTCATGGTTGGGGCCGGGCTGCAGCAGCGGGTGACGGTACTAGGGATATCTTCCTTCCCTCACAGACTTCGTGGCGCTGCTGACAGGGCCAAGGTCGCAAGCGGTGGCACGGGCCCGAGTGTCACTGCTGCGCTCTAGTCTGCGGTTCTCCATCTCCTACCGGCGgtgagaaaggggaaggagggaggaggggtcagctgggggccagggagggaggattGGGAGAGGCTGGAGGGGCTGCTTCTGGCCCAGGCTTGGAGTCCGTGCTCAGGGGACTCTCATTACCAGGCTGGACCGCCCTACCCGAATCCGCTTCTCAGACTCCACTGGCAGCATCCTGTTTGAACACCCTGCAGCCCCTACCCAAGATGGCCTGGTGAGATGATGCCGTTTATGAGTGCTTATCCAGTCTGGGCGCTGTGCTGAGAGCATGTTCTGCATTACCTGCTTGGGTCCTCACAACAGCCCAGTGGGAGAAAGGCACTGACATtatgatgcccattttacagatgagggaactgaggctcagtagcagaatgtgacttgctcaaggtcacacagctagtaagtggtggagccaggatttggaccctGGCATCTGGCTCCAGGGCCCCTTCTCAAACTTCCTAGGAGGGCCTGGGGGCAGCTTCCCATATTCCTTCCTCACCAGACATGGGCCTCTCAGCAGGCCCGTCCTGCATTCTGAGTAGAGTCTTCTTGTCTCTCTGCTCCAGGTCTGTGGGGTGTGGCGAGCAGTGCCTCGGTTGTCTCTGCGGCTCCTTAGGGCAGAACAGCTGCATGTGGCACTCGTGACGCCCAGTCACCCTTCAGGGGAGGTCTGGGGGCCTCTCATCCGGCATCGGGCCCTGGCTGCAGGTGAGGGGAGCAAACAGCTCCTGGACGTGACGTCTGGAGTCTTCTCTACCCCCAGGAATGGAGTGGGCTGAGGAGGGGACTTTCTGGTGGGCTCTCATTGTCCTTTCTCCCCCAGAGACCTTCAGTGCCATCCTGACCCTGGAAGGCCCCCCACAGCAGGGCATAGGGGGCATTGCCCTCCTCACGCTCAGTGACACAGAGGACTCCTTGCATTTTTTGCTGCTCTTCCGTGGGCTGCTGGAAGCCAGGAGTGGGGGTAAGTGGGATGGGGGCAGCACATGTGAGGAGGGTAGGGAGATCACCTATGTTTCAGAGGTATCCACATGTGCGGCTGTTGCAGGACCAGCCCAGGTTCCTTTGCGGCTCCAGATTCTACACCAGGGGAAGCTACTGCGAGAGCTCCAGGCCAATGCCTCAGCCCAGGTGAGCAAGGGTCTGGCTCTTACTGCCACCGGCTCTGGCCTCTTGCTGTGCCCACCATACCCTGCTCTGCCCCCAGGAGCCGGGCTTTGCTGAAGTGCTGCCCAACCTGACAGCCCAGGAGATGGACTGGCTGGTGCTGGGGGAGCTGCAGATGGCCCTGGAGAGGGCAAGTGGGCCAGGGCTGCGCATCAGTGGACACATTGCTGCCAGGCAGAGCTGTGATGGTGAGGCAGGGCGAAGCCTGGCACCCCGGGCACACACAActgagaggcacagagaagtgccagaggaggggccggggggAGTATAGGAGGgatcctgggggctgggggtgtgcaTGGCCATGCAGCAAGCCTGCCTCCACCTGTCTTGCCCCTCTGCAGTTCTGCAAAGTGTCCTTTGTGGGGCCGATGCCCTGATCCCCGTTCAGACAGGTGCAGCCGGCTCAGCCAGCCTTACGCTGCTAGGAAACGGCTCCCTGATCTACCAAGTAAGAGTTGGgggatggaggaggtgggagggcagCAGGGCAGGGCGGGGCTTTGGGCTGCAACAGTTCAGGGCCCAGGCCTTCTCTGCTACTCCAGTTTGCCCTCCCTGACCCTGCCCTCCAGGTACAGGTGGTGGGTACAGGCAGCGAGGTGGTGGCCATGACGCTGGAGACCAAGCCTCAGCGGAGGAACCAGCACACTGTCCTGTGCCACATGGCTGGACTCCAGCAGGGAGGATACATGGTGAGTGCTTCCGGAAGAGCAGAGCTGCAGGTCCCAGGCACCAGAGCTGACAGTGCAGGGGGCTGTGGGAAGCCATGTTGGATGAGCAGGGATGTTCCGcatcattcactcactcacagGCTTTCTCACTGATGCATTGATTCACTGGACACATTTTTAGTGAGCCTCGGGTTAAAGACTGCAGTACAAAGAAAATCAGATGTGGCCCCTGTCTTCAGGAAGCTCATGTCAAGTGGAAGGAGTTACACAGGGAGAGACCAGTGCAGCAGATGATATAATAGTAAACGTGATCGCAGtggctgccatttattgagccttTCTATGTGTCACAAACTGTACTGGTTGTCTTGCTTCTGTTATTTTTGGCCCTCACAGTACTCATTTAATAGATGGCAAAGTGAAGGATCAGAGAGAGTAAATAACTCCTCAAGATGGTTGCATAGGTAGGAAGTGGCAGGGAAGGGACTTGAACCTGGGCCTGCCATGTTCTTATCCAGTGTTACTGGTGTGTGGAAGTGTGTATGGGTTTAGTGAGGGCACAAAACATGGAAAGGGTTCAGAATCTTGGGCTTGTGTGAAAGCTGAGGAGGGGTTCATCTGGGACCTGGCAGGCTACAGCTGGGGCtcacccttccctgccccccaggcTGTGGGTGtctgccctgggctgggtgccCGGGGGGCTCATATGCTGCTGCAGAATGAGCTGTTCCTGAACGTGGGCACCAAGGACTTCCCAGATGGAGAGCTGCGGGGGCACGTGGCTGCCCTGCCCTACAGTGGGCACAGCGCCCGCCATGATAGTGAGTGCTCCAGGGGTCTGCCTGCCCTTTGGTGTCCTCTAACCTGTGACTCAAGCATGTGAGGGATGGTGCCAGAGGGCCAGAGCCTGGCGTGGTGTCTTCCTCTGTGCCTGAGCTCCAGTTGGCATCTGGAGAAGGTGGGGATGTATAGGGTGGCCCTGCCGGGAGACCCTCCCTGTTACCACACACGGTGCAGGGCTCTCACTTgctgctgccccagccctgggcctgtgGACAGTGCCTGGCAGCTTGTGGGGTCCGTGTTGGGGGATGGGGAATGCCGGGATTGAGTCGCTGCTCTAGGCCTCCTTCTCATCTGTCACCTCTCCTCTGTCTGGATCCAGCACTACCTGTGCCCCTGGCAGGAGCCCTGGTGTTGCCCCCCGTGCAGAGCCAGGCAGCAGGGCATGCCTGGCTCTCCCTGGATACCCACTGTCACCTGCACTATGAAGTGCTGCTGGCTGGGCTTGGTGGCTCAGAACAGGGCACCATCACTGCCCACCTCCTCGGGCCTCCTGGGATGCCAGGGCCCCGGCGGCTGCTGAAGGGATTCTATGGCCCAGAGGTGAGGACGTGATGGTGGGAGGCAGTTTGGAAAAGATCTGCTTTCTCGCATGAAAGGCTGTGTGGGCCTTTGGCAGGAGGAGCAGAGAGCAGGCAGCCTcgggagtcagacagacctgggtatGAATCTGACTCAGCCTTTTATTATCCATCCTCTCTCCTGCATCCTACTCTGGTGGGTCTCTTGGATAGTATGTAATATCCTGAACCTCCAGAGGGGTATGTGGGATGGACCAAGCCCCCGACGTGGGGTGGGTTGCCATGGAATCGGGGCCAGAGAGACCTGGCTTCTGAGCTCTACACCATCGCTGCTGGGCTTTGCTATCCTGGAGGCCTTACTtaatctccctgggcctcagtgtccttacCGGCGAATTGGGAGTGGTAGGCTCAGCCCTAGAGTGCCTTGTTCCCGTCCCTGATTCTGTCTACTCACAGGCCCAGGGCGTGGTGAAGGATCTGGAGCCTGAGCTGCTGCGGCACCTGGCACAGGGCTCTGCCTCCTTGCTGATCACCACCAAGGGTAGCCCCCAAGGGGAGCTGCGAGGGCAGGTAGGCAGGCAATGCGGGCCGGTGGGGATGGTCCAGGGTTGGGCTAGCACTGTGTGCCTTAGTCAGTCCCTTGCTTTCTCTGAACCCCGGGGCTGGTAGAATCACACACACTCCCTCCTGGCTGGTCGGGAGGATGAAGCCAGACGAGGTACTTAATGAGGCTAGTAGCTGACCACCTGTCCTTGGCAGCTGGGATGATTGCCGTGGATAATAGCATCCTCCTGGGGCGCAGGGGCGCTCAGGGTGTCTTGGGCTGACTGGCCGCTGCTGgtggagacgcaagggggagccCAGGCGCTGCCTCAACCTGCCTCTCCTCTCAGGTGCACATCGCCAACCAGTGCGAGGCGGGCGGCCTGCGCCTGGCGGCAGCAGGGGCCGAAGAAGTACGGGTGCCCGGGGCTCTGGATGCAGTGGTGGCCGAGGCGGCCGCGCTGCCCGCTGTGCTGGGCCCAGACGCCCCAGCGCCAGCCAAACCTGGTGGCCCCGGGCGGCTCCGAGACCCCAACACCTGCTTCTTCGAGGGGCAGCAGCGCCCCCATGGGGCTCGCTGGGCTCCTAACTATGACCCGCTCTGCTCGCTCTGCACCTGCCAGGTAGGAGGCCCTGGAAGGGCACACTGGGGCCTGGGTTCTGGGGCAGGATCGCAGCCAACCCCCAACCTCTCCCTGTAGAGACGCACAGTGATCTGTGACCCCATGGTGTGCCCGCCACCCAGCTGCCCAAGCCCGGTGCAGGCGCCGGACCAGTGCTGCCCTGTGTGCCCGGGTGAGTGCCCTGCAGGAGCGGAGAGGGTGATGGAGGGTCCCCCGTGTGGGCGTGAGGCCTCTgcggagggaaggagggggccaCCGTCTGCTTTCACTGCTTCTTTGGCTCCACAGAGAAGCAAGATGTTGGAGACCTGCCGGGGCTGCCGAAGAACAGGGACCCTGGAGAGGGTGAGCAGAAGTGGGCGTGGAGGCGTAGGGAATCCAGAGGAGCTGCTGGGTGGGACGgcgtgggggatgggagggggagagTGTTTATGGGGGCGGAGGGAGGCTGAGGGGCACAGGTTACACGTGACACCTGATAGGCTTCATCAGATTCACTGGCCCACAAGTGGGCCCTGGGGTTAGACTACTGTGGCGTTGGCCTGAGGCTCAATCCTTGGTTGTGGGCCCAGCCAATGAACTCAGTGCTAATGGCAGCTGGGCGCTGTCCCCCACCAGGCTGCTATTTTGATGGCGACCGGAGCTGGCGGGCAGCGGGCACCCGGTGGCACCCTGTCGTGCCCCCGTTTGGCTTAATTAAGTGCGCCGTCTGCACCTGCAAGGTATGGCCACCCAGTCTTCTTTGGCGCTGGAACCCAGCGGGTctgcagagctggggagggggctggtagGAGAGGAAAGCCCAGTCTTGGTGAGGAGGGCTCAAGGATCAAAATAACATGAGAagagttccctgggctctgaGAGCTGGCTTCCTATAAAGGAAAAGGGCACGGGCTGATTTGGGTGTGGACTCTGGCTCTGCCAGCTGACTAGCTCCATGTAACCCTGGGTACTTTCTGTGCGTCCCTGAGTCTCACTTTCCTTTCCCATAAGCAGATGTGGTAGCACCTACCTTGCAGGGCCACAATGAGGATTTGAGTTCAGGTACATAAAaagccccagcccagggcctctgAGTAAAAGGCCATGGATGTATTACTTTTGAGGtatgggaaaggagagggaggaagcaggaggctAATGTGCTCCTCCTTTTTCCTGATACCCCTCACTCAACGGATCCCTACAGGGGGGCACTGGAGAGGTGCACTGTGAGAAGGTGCAGTGTCCCCGGCTGGCCTGTGCCCAGCCTGTCCGTGCCAACCCCACTGACTGCTGCAAACAGTGTCCAGGTGAGGGGGGTGGGCACTGAGGCTTCTTGGGGCAGATAAGGCTTTTTGTCCTTGTCCTGGGTCGGTGGGGGGGGAATGCATGGTGAGGGGATGCCTAGTGAGGGTGGATGGAAGGGATGTCTCAGCTAAGTCAGTATTTACCGGGCATTGCTCTGTGCCTAGCCTGGAGCCAGGGATCTACACGCGCTGGAAAGAATGTGCATGTGGTAGTGGGCTGTGATGGGATCCAGTTCCTgtcccatccatccacccatccatctacccacccacccacccacccattcacccatccatccatccatccatccatccatccaaatttatcacctactaagtgccagaaaCTGCTGGGTGACAAATAAAACCTGGATGGCCCTCACAGAGCTCACATCTACtgacctcttcctccttccctccttctctccctgccaACAGTGGGGTCAGGGGCCCACCCCCAACTGGGGGACCCCATGCAGGCTGATGGGCCCCGGGGCTGCCGTTTTGCAGGGCAGTGGTTCCCGGAGAGCCAGAGTTGGCACCCTTCGGTGCCCCCCTTTGGGGAGATGAGCTGTATCACCTGCAGATGTGGGGTAAGTGAGGGCTTGTGTGAGGCGGGCACTGGGggcctggcctgggggaggggaacttCCCAGGGAGGGCAGGCTCCTGGGGGCGGGCTTCCCCCAAGAGGCTGGAGGCCGCTGTGCCCCAGCGCCTCAGGGGCCCTCAGGATCTGGTCTGTCCTGCACCAGGCAGGGGTGCCCCACTGTGAGCGGGACGACTGTTCACTGCCACTGTCCTGCGGCCCAGGGAAGGAGAGCCGCTGCTGCTCCCACTGCACAGCCCGGCGGCGGCGTaagtgaggggctggggcagcagcTCCGGCTGCCTGTGGGGcgcctggggagggaagggagcccCTGCCGCGTGGCGGGAACAGCGCCCACTGCTGCACAAGTGCCGCcccgtcccccccgccccccgccgcgtCCCAGCAAACTTGTGGACTTGTTCTTGATCACCTTTTCTTTAGGAATGAGATTTCTGACGCTCAGAGGAATCAGGCAACTAGGCTAAAGTCATGCAACTGGTGTGTGCTGACTTGCTTAAAAAATTCTGACCTTTCTGGGACCAGAACAGAGGAGCTCTGCTGtgccctccctgccaccccactCCCTCACTTCTCTTCTAAAGTTCACTCCCTCTGTCTCCAGCAGTTGCAGACACCAGGACAGTTGCAGAGCTGGAGAAAGAAGCTGAAGGCTCCTAGGGAGCAGCCAGAAGGCCGCGTGACCAAGAGGATGGGGcctgggttgggggaggaggggcgccGAGGACCCCGCATTCTCCTGCGGGAAATCCAGTGCCTTTGGCCCCTCttttctgcctcttctccctcccccactaccTCTGGGAACCACAACTCCACAAGGGGGAGGGGTAGCCAGGGCCGACCAATGCCATGTCCACTCCAACTTCGGCCTTGTCACCCTCTCGCCTCTGCCTTGGAAGCCCAACCCCTTTCCTTCTGTACATAATGTCACTGGCTTGTTGGGATTTTTAATTTATCCTCACTCAGCACCAAGGGTCCCCCCACTTCACTCCTGCTGCCCCTGAGCTGAGCAGAGTCATTATTggagatttttgtatttattaaaacGTTTTTTTCCAGTCTTTGGGCTAGTGGTTGTTTCTTTGTGGCCAGGGGCCTGAGTGAGCCCCAGTGGAGAAGGGTCTGAGGgtaggcagggagagagagggccACCGGCTCCTGGGGCTTCCTTCTGACCCTTGGGGAGCGGGAAGAGACCTGGGAAGGGGACAGGATGGCACAGCACTGGGCTGGCACGCCCGGATTCCACAGAGGGGCTTGGGCCGTCTTTGAGATGGAATAGAGCTTCAAGAACTCAGGCAACCTGAAGCAGGATTTGGACACTAGTTTCCAGTGACCTGCCCGGGCTGGCATTTTTCCTGAGAATTATAGTGTCTCAGAACTGTTGCCGGTAGGATTTAAAATTTGATCTGCTACCCTGGGGTCAGTCAGGCCTTCTACTTTGCAGAGAGTTTGACTGGGCTTCCGAGCTTCTCCGGCAGAAAGAGACGGAAGGTAAAACAGGGGCTCTGGTCAGAGGAGAAATGGGGGTGGTTCTGATACACCTGGGTTTTGAAGAGAAAACTCCCTCACGTACAGCCTTCCACTTTGCCACTTTTTACTTGAGGGTCACCTTTCAGCATTCTCCAGTGACTTCCCTTGGCCATCTTTTATATGCCACATCGGATTTTGGGGATGTCACACGATGAACAGCCACTCGGAGCCATCGCATGGTGGCGCTGCTGGCAGCTGCCAGTTCACTTTGGGCCGAGTCAGGGTCCATGCGGGCATTTGAGTAATTTATGACTACAGACTGCAGAAGATGCCTCCTCAGGGCTGAGGGAGAAATGGGGGCTGGAGAGAGGCAGCCCAGGTGCTTACTGGGAGTGGGGAGTCCAGGGTCCGCCACTCTAAAACGCACGTCAGCTTCTCAACTTGTGGGAAAGCCTAAACAAGAGTTTGCATTCTAAACAAGAGTCTGTTGCTTTCAAAAAAGTTTCCGAACAACTGTTTCATTGCATTTCACCCTTAgtcttttatgaaaataatggGAGATAGAGAAACAAAAGTGTGACACCTCTGATACAACAAAAGGGACAGGAGCGGGTAATTTCATAAAGTAACACTATTGGGACAAGGAGGGAGTTCAGCAGGCGTGCTGGAAGGGGCACATTTTAGCTTATCAGATTTTAGGTAGTCAAAGAGGATGAGTGAAGGAAAAAACAGCAAATTCTGGAGTACTGGAGAGACATTGTTGCAGATGACAAAAGTGGAAAAATTCTTAGGGATGGTGAAATGATCATGGTGGTCTGAGAATGGAGTCGCCCTTATAACATTGTTTTGGCCTTGATATATGATCTCATGAACAAAGGGAGCTGCCAGAATTATTTCTGCTCACCATAAATCACTGAATAATTACGGTAATACACAAatgtgtgagaaagaaagaaaaactcaccTGTTAGAAAGAAGGAATTCCAACCCCTAGATTACCACTATTAAGCAATCATTGagtatttttctgagttttccttTGCCCAGCTGGAGCCCCACTCTGGGTCCTGCCCCTGTGGCACCTCTGTTCCCGCTTGTGAAGGGGCTGTGATGCCTCCCTTGACCCAGTTGAGGGTATTTGCATGATCAGCTCAGGAGCTGGAACACATGTAACTCTGAACAAATAAGGAAAGCAGGAGATTGCATTTAAGGGAAATCTGATCCTTTGCATTTAAAGTGGCAGGGGAGGCAAACCCCCAGAAGGTCTGAAAAAATCCTCACCAAATCAGGGAACTTGGCAAGTTGATATTCAGTGATTTGATTTT
This DNA window, taken from Physeter macrocephalus isolate SW-GA chromosome 1, ASM283717v5, whole genome shotgun sequence, encodes the following:
- the CHRD gene encoding chordin isoform X7, which codes for MPSLPAPPAPLLLLGLLLLCSRPARGAGPEHPALPIRPEKEPLPIRGAAGCSFGGKVYALDETWHPDLGEPFGVMRCVLCACEAPQWGRRARGAGRVSCKNIKPECPTLACGQPRQLPGHCCQTCPQERSDPEKQPTGLAFEYPRDPEHRSYSDRGEPGAEDRGRGDGHTDFVALLTGPRSQAVARARVSLLRSSLRFSISYRRLDRPTRIRFSDSTGSILFEHPAAPTQDGLVCGVWRAVPRLSLRLLRAEQLHVALVTPSHPSGEVWGPLIRHRALAAETFSAILTLEGPPQQGIGGIALLTLSDTEDSLHFLLLFRGLLEARSGGPAQVPLRLQILHQGKLLRELQANASAQEPGFAEVLPNLTAQEMDWLVLGELQMALERASGPGLRISGHIAARQSCDVLQSVLCGADALIPVQTGAAGSASLTLLGNGSLIYQVQVVGTGSEVVAMTLETKPQRRNQHTVLCHMAGLQQGGYMAVGVCPGLGARGAHMLLQNELFLNVGTKDFPDGELRGHVAALPYSGHSARHDTLPVPLAGALVLPPVQSQAAGHAWLSLDTHCHLHYEVLLAGLGGSEQGTITAHLLGPPGMPGPRRLLKGFYGPEAQGVVKDLEPELLRHLAQGSASLLITTKGSPQGELRGQVHIANQCEAGGLRLAAAGAEEVRVPGALDAVVAEAAALPAVLGPDAPAPAKPGGPGRLRDPNTCFFEGQQRPHGARWAPNYDPLCSLCTCQRRTVICDPMVCPPPSCPSPVQAPDQCCPVCPGECPAGAERVMEGPPCGREASAEGRRGPPSAFTASLAPQRSKMLETCRGCRRTGTLERGGTGEVHCEKVQCPRLACAQPVRANPTDCCKQCPVGSGAHPQLGDPMQADGPRGCRFAGQWFPESQSWHPSVPPFGEMSCITCRCGAGVPHCERDDCSLPLSCGPGKESRCCSHCTARRRRMRFLTLRGIRQLG
- the CHRD gene encoding chordin isoform X2; amino-acid sequence: MPSLPAPPAPLLLLGLLLLCSRPARGAGPEHPALPIRPEKEPLPIRGAAGCSFGGKVYALDETWHPDLGEPFGVMRCVLCACEAPQWGRRARGAGRVSCKNIKPECPTLACGQPRQLPGHCCQTCPQERSDPEKQPTGLAFEYPRDPEHRSYSDRGEPGAEDRGRGDGHTDFVALLTGPRSQAVARARVSLLRSSLRFSISYRRLDRPTRIRFSDSTGSILFEHPAAPTQDGLVCGVWRAVPRLSLRLLRAEQLHVALVTPSHPSGEVWGPLIRHRALAAETFSAILTLEGPPQQGIGGIALLTLSDTEDSLHFLLLFRGLLEARSGGPAQVPLRLQILHQGKLLRELQANASAQEPGFAEVLPNLTAQEMDWLVLGELQMALERASGPGLRISGHIAARQSCDVLQSVLCGADALIPVQTGAAGSASLTLLGNGSLIYQVQVVGTGSEVVAMTLETKPQRRNQHTVLCHMAGLQQGGYMAVGVCPGLGARGAHMLLQNELFLNVGTKDFPDGELRGHVAALPYSGHSARHDTLPVPLAGALVLPPVQSQAAGHAWLSLDTHCHLHYEVLLAGLGGSEQGTITAHLLGPPGMPGPRRLLKGFYGPEAQGVVKDLEPELLRHLAQGSASLLITTKGSPQGELRGQVHIANQCEAGGLRLAAAGAEEVRVPGALDAVVAEAAALPAVLGPDAPAPAKPGGPGRLRDPNTCFFEGQQRPHGARWAPNYDPLCSLCTCQRRTVICDPMVCPPPSCPSPVQAPDQCCPVCPGECPAGAERVMEGPPCGREASAEGRRGPPSAFTASLAPQRSKMLETCRGCRRTGTLERGGTGEVHCEKVQCPRLACAQPVRANPTDCCKQCPVGSGAHPQLGDPMQADGPRGCRFAGQWFPESQSWHPSVPPFGEMSCITCRCGLQTPGQLQSWRKKLKAPREQPEGRVTKRMGPGLGEEGRRGPRILLREIQCLWPLFSASSPSPTTSGNHNSTRGRGSQGRPMPCPLQLRPCHPLASALEAQPLSFCT